A genome region from Labilibaculum antarcticum includes the following:
- a CDS encoding hemolysin family protein has protein sequence MNELIIIFIILALSAFFSGMEIAFVAANKLRLELDRNKNTVTARAISIFSRSPGYYITTMLVGNNIALVVYGIVMAKLLEPSIAIWIDSASIILAVQTFISTILILVTAEFIPKTLFRINPNMALNLFAIPVMFFYILFYPLTSFTIFLSKNIILKIFKTNFTEEEETKAFGKVDLDHLVQEGHDAQTISDDDLHDMKIFRNALDFSKVKLRECIVPRNEIEAMEINGNIEDVTQRFIETGFSRIFIYKESIDNIIGYIHSSVIFKNPQSIKGGLSNIIIVPETMPAHKLLNLFTRKHKSVAVVVDEFGGTAGIVTMEDIMEEIFGEIEDEHDEIDLEEQKISETEYIFAGRLEIDYLNDKYELNLPESEDFETLNGFLLFTHESIPAYNETIRIENFNFKILEVSETRVVKIRLTIL, from the coding sequence ATGAATGAGCTAATCATCATTTTTATCATATTGGCCTTGTCTGCATTTTTTTCAGGAATGGAAATTGCTTTTGTTGCAGCAAACAAATTACGATTGGAACTTGACCGAAACAAAAATACAGTTACGGCTAGAGCTATTTCTATTTTTTCCCGTTCTCCGGGATATTATATTACAACCATGCTCGTTGGCAACAATATTGCCCTTGTAGTATATGGTATTGTTATGGCCAAACTATTAGAACCCTCTATTGCCATATGGATTGATTCCGCATCTATTATATTAGCTGTACAAACATTTATTTCCACAATACTGATTCTGGTTACAGCCGAATTTATTCCAAAAACTCTTTTTAGGATTAATCCAAACATGGCTTTAAACCTGTTTGCCATTCCAGTGATGTTTTTTTACATTCTGTTCTACCCCCTAACATCATTTACAATATTCCTTTCAAAAAATATTATCCTTAAAATTTTCAAAACTAATTTCACAGAAGAAGAAGAGACCAAAGCTTTCGGCAAAGTCGATTTAGATCACCTGGTACAGGAAGGCCATGATGCCCAAACGATATCCGATGATGATTTACACGACATGAAAATATTTAGAAATGCTCTCGATTTTTCGAAAGTAAAATTACGGGAGTGTATTGTGCCCAGAAACGAAATTGAAGCCATGGAGATTAATGGCAATATTGAAGATGTCACTCAACGTTTTATAGAAACCGGATTTTCAAGAATCTTTATCTATAAAGAATCTATCGACAATATTATTGGCTATATACATTCGTCAGTTATTTTTAAAAATCCCCAAAGCATAAAGGGTGGATTAAGCAATATTATAATTGTTCCTGAAACAATGCCTGCTCATAAATTACTAAACCTGTTTACGCGCAAACATAAAAGTGTTGCTGTAGTGGTTGATGAATTTGGTGGTACTGCAGGAATAGTCACCATGGAAGATATCATGGAAGAGATATTTGGCGAAATTGAAGACGAGCATGATGAGATCGATTTAGAAGAACAGAAAATTTCTGAAACGGAATACATCTTCGCCGGTCGTTTAGAGATTGACTATTTAAATGACAAATACGAACTTAATTTGCCCGAATCGGAAGATTTTGAAACTTTAAACGGATTCTTACTGTTTACCCACGAAAGTATACCCGCTTATAATGAGACAATTCGGATTGAAAATTTCAATTTCAAGATTCTTGAAGTGAGTGAAACTCGCGTTGTAAAAATACGCCTGACAATTCTCTAA
- the lptC gene encoding LPS export ABC transporter periplasmic protein LptC, with protein MKNIKNIIRSIVVLTGIAMLLSCENSILEVQSITSQEKAPESSGEEVEFIFTDSTRIKYRAFAVEFIEIKTEDADYQEFQKGGKIISYDDDGTVAGQIEANYAKHFVSNQLWELRNKVVAVSDDGNTINTELMYWDQNKGLIYSDQYVRIIDKDGQVLEGDSFTSDDKMNNIILKNVTGEVYLNDESQQ; from the coding sequence TTGAAAAACATCAAAAATATTATCAGAAGCATTGTAGTCCTCACCGGGATTGCAATGCTTTTGTCTTGTGAGAACAGTATTCTAGAAGTACAAAGTATTACAAGTCAGGAAAAAGCTCCGGAAAGTTCAGGAGAAGAGGTTGAATTCATTTTTACCGATTCAACACGAATTAAATATCGTGCATTTGCTGTTGAGTTTATCGAAATAAAAACAGAAGATGCGGATTATCAGGAATTCCAAAAAGGCGGAAAAATTATTTCCTATGACGATGACGGAACTGTTGCAGGACAAATTGAAGCAAATTATGCCAAACATTTTGTTTCTAATCAACTATGGGAATTAAGGAATAAAGTTGTTGCAGTTAGCGATGATGGAAACACGATCAATACCGAATTAATGTATTGGGATCAGAATAAAGGACTTATTTATTCCGACCAATATGTGCGGATAATTGATAAAGATGGCCAAGTTTTGGAGGGTGATAGTTTTACATCTGATGATAAAATGAATAATATTATACTCAAAAATGTTACAGGTGAAGTATATTTAAATGATGAATCACAACAATAA
- a CDS encoding tetratricopeptide repeat protein, with product MKTRLLILTMVLLFSGLFKAEAQTVESKYGLDSVQTILNASLYIEMVKQGNYKEALTGWRYVYKNAPAYQKSTYINGVKIMEGLYRATKNEKYIDTLMMVYDNRIKYFGTDRKYNTGWILGRKGGDLFQYKEKDIASVKEAYDIMKKSIKIQGLKSEAKVIANTMEAAKVLVQNNQIEAEEIIDNYLLFMDMGKKQMDIENDAAKKDNINNARLNVEQIFFAAGVADCETLSKIFTPKFHANHDDMVLIDKILRMLNRQECEDGALYAEVAERKYTLDPTADAAHNLARMFIKKKEFDKSKGYLVKSIELEKDADIKADLHFKLANILLMQGQFSDAKSNALKAARFRANWGAPYLLIGKAYAAYSKDYGTTPLEKQSVYWVAVDKFLKAKAIDPECSGEARELINTYSKYFPRKEEAFFEGIKEGDTYKVGAWINESTKARLTE from the coding sequence ATGAAGACAAGACTTTTAATCTTAACAATGGTTCTTTTGTTCTCTGGTCTGTTTAAGGCGGAAGCTCAGACTGTGGAATCGAAATATGGGCTGGATAGTGTGCAAACAATTTTGAATGCATCTCTTTATATAGAGATGGTAAAACAAGGGAATTACAAAGAAGCACTCACAGGATGGAGATACGTTTACAAAAATGCTCCAGCATACCAAAAATCAACTTACATTAATGGTGTGAAAATAATGGAAGGTTTATATCGTGCGACTAAGAATGAAAAGTATATAGATACATTAATGATGGTTTACGATAACCGAATTAAATATTTTGGTACTGATCGTAAATATAATACAGGTTGGATTCTTGGACGAAAAGGTGGTGATTTATTTCAATACAAAGAAAAGGATATCGCTTCGGTTAAGGAAGCTTATGATATTATGAAGAAATCCATTAAAATTCAAGGATTAAAATCAGAAGCTAAGGTGATTGCCAACACAATGGAAGCAGCTAAGGTTTTGGTTCAAAACAATCAAATTGAAGCTGAGGAAATTATTGACAACTACCTTCTTTTTATGGACATGGGCAAGAAGCAAATGGATATAGAGAACGATGCAGCTAAAAAAGACAACATCAACAATGCAAGATTAAACGTTGAACAAATTTTCTTCGCGGCAGGTGTTGCTGATTGCGAAACTTTGAGTAAAATCTTTACACCTAAATTCCACGCTAACCATGACGACATGGTACTGATCGATAAAATTTTGAGAATGTTGAATCGTCAGGAATGTGAAGATGGGGCATTGTATGCTGAAGTTGCTGAAAGAAAATACACATTGGATCCAACTGCTGATGCAGCACACAATTTGGCTAGAATGTTTATCAAGAAAAAAGAATTCGACAAGAGTAAAGGCTACTTGGTGAAATCTATCGAATTGGAAAAAGATGCAGATATAAAAGCAGATCTTCATTTCAAATTAGCTAATATCCTTTTAATGCAAGGTCAATTTAGTGACGCTAAATCGAATGCATTAAAAGCGGCAAGATTCAGAGCTAATTGGGGAGCTCCTTACTTATTAATTGGTAAAGCTTATGCAGCTTACAGTAAAGATTACGGAACTACACCTCTCGAGAAACAATCAGTTTATTGGGTAGCTGTAGATAAATTTCTGAAAGCAAAAGCTATTGATCCTGAATGCTCAGGAGAAGCTCGCGAATTAATTAACACCTACTCGAAGTATTTCCCACGTAAGGAAGAAGCTTTCTTCGAAGGAATTAAAGAAGGTGATACATATAAAGTTGGAGCTTGGATCAACGAATCAACCAAAGCAAGGTTAACCGAATAG